Proteins encoded in a region of the Alosa sapidissima isolate fAloSap1 chromosome 19, fAloSap1.pri, whole genome shotgun sequence genome:
- the LOC121692745 gene encoding zinc finger FYVE domain-containing protein 1-like, with protein sequence MSSHGPSLEKGVNTSLACQESYVCDGSEEAVFECTECASVQCSLCELEVHQQEGLRDHQRAPIGPGHVPLCNGCKGGKGSGNGNGKRNLSVVRCQTCKINLCQDCQKRTHNGGGKKKHPLTHYPPPGSAQTGAQTNASGGQDQAKAQQAKLLEKVASFLLVDENEEMQIKNDEEFVKRLDCHPDELLKVVSIFGNIGEGKSHTLNHTFFQGREVFKTSPTQESCTVGVWVAFDPCHRVVVIDTEGLQSNSANQGQRTRLLLKVLAISDLIIYRTHADRLHDDLFRFLGDASEAYLKYFTKELKATASRFGLDVPLSTLGPSAIIFHETVHTSLLGSERPSEQVERLLQERFRKLGRFPEAFSSVRYCGTHTSTPPTNFKGLRNLLESQLENHTTRSPRSPLVIFKALQALSERFSGEISDEIISHSCFFPDEYFTCSSLCLSCGSSCKNSTNHLREDVPHEAKQRCRYSAHYDNRVFTCKACYEGGKEVIVVPKTSASSDSPWLGLARYAWSGYVIECPNCGVIYRSRQFWYGNQDPVNTVVRTEIQHIWPGCDSLLKDNSNAAQRLLDGVNLMAQSVSELSVKPAKAVTSWLTDQIAPAYWKPNALILTCYKCRVVFEENDSKHHCRACGEGFCDQCSSRLRPVPERGWGPTPVRVCDACYEQKDTHTELVVVEHEEEDGGTLARKVGEAVSNTLGAVVTAIDIPLGLVKDAARPAYWVPDQDIHSCHSCQRHFTAKLSKHHCRACGQGVCSECSPARRSVPSRGWDHPVRVCTPCNQRPGDL encoded by the exons ATGAGCAGTCATGGTCCCTCACTGGAAAAAGGAGTCAACACCAGTCTAGCGTGCCAGGAGAGCTATGTGTGTGATGGCTCAGAGGAGGCTGTGTTCGAGTGCACGGAGTGTGCTAGTGTCCAGTGCTCGCTCTGTGAGCTAGAGGTCCATCAGCAGGAGGGCCTCCGAGACCACCAGCGGGCTCCCATCGGACCCGGGCACGTACCCCTCTGCAACGGCTGCAAGGGGGGCAAGGGCTCGGGCAATGGCAACGGGAAGCGCAACCTGTCCGTCGTCCGCTGCCAGACCTGCAAGATCAACCTGTGCCAGGACTGCCAAAAACGTACCCACAATGGAGGGGGCAAGAAGAAGCACCCGCTCACTCACTACCCACCACCCGGGAGTGCCCAGACGGGGGCCCAGACTAATGCCAGTGGTGGGCAGGACCAGGCCAAAGCCCAGCAGGCCAAGCTCCTGGAGAAGGTCGCCAGCTTCCTGTTGGTGGACGAGAACGAGGAGATGCAG ATCAAGAACGACGAAGAGTTTGTGAAGAGGCTGGACTGCCACCCGGACGAGCTCCTCAAAGTGGTGTCCATCTTCGGGAACATTGGTGAGGGAAAGTCCCACACGCTGAACCACACCTTCTTCCAAGGCAGGGAGGTGTTCAAGACATCCCCTACGCAGGAGTCCTGCACCGTGGGGGTGTGGGTAGCCTTTGACCCCTGCCACCGCGTGGTCGTGATTGACACGGAGGGTCTCCAGAGCAACAGTGCCAACCAGGGCCAGCGCACGCGGCTCCTGCTCAAAGTCCTGGCCATCTCCGACCTCATCATCTACCGCACCCACGCCGACCGTCTCCACGACGACCTCTTCCGTTTCCTTGGCGACGCCTCAGAGGCCTACCTGAAGTACTTCACCAAGGAGCTGAAGGCCACAGCGTCGCGCTTCGGTCTGGACGTGCCACTGTCCACCCTCGGACCCTCCGCCATCATCTTCCACGAGACGGTCCACACCTCTCTGCTGGGATCAG AGAGGCCATCGGAGCAGGTGGAGCGGCTGCTTCAGGAGCGGTTCCGTAAGCTGGGCCGGTTCCCCGAGGCCTTCAGCTCTGTGCGCTACTGCGGAACCCACACCAGCACCCCACCCACCAACTTCAAGGGCCTGCGGAACCTTCTAGAGAGCCAGCTGGAGAACCACACCACGCGTTCCCCACGCTCACCGCTGGTCATATTCAAAGCCCTGCAG GCCCTGAGTGAGCGCTTCAGTGGTGAGATCTCGGATGAGATCATCTCTCACAGCTGTTTCTTCCCTGATGAGTACTTCACCTGCTCCAGCCTTTGTCTCAGCTGTGG TTCGAGCTGTAAGAACAGCACAAACCACCTGAGAGAGGACGTCCCCCATGAGGCCAAGCAGCGATGCCGATACTCCGCTCACTATGACAACAGAGTCTTCACCTGCAAG GCCTGCtatgagggagggaaggaggtgaTTGTTGTGCCAAAGACTTCTGCGTCCTCCGACTCTCCATGGCTCGGACTTGCCCGATATGCCTggtcagg GTATGTGATTGAGTGTCCTAATTGTGGGGTAATCTACCGCAGTAGACAGTTTTGGTATGGCAACCAGGACCCTGTCAACACGGTGGTCCGCACCGAGATCCAGCACATCTGGCCTGGG TGTGACAGCCTGCTGAAGGACAACAGTAACGCAGCGCAGCGGCTGCTGGATGGGGTCAACCTCATGGCCCAGTCCGTGTCCGAGCTCAGCGTCAAACCGGCCAAGGCTGTCACCTCCTGGCTCACAGATCAGATCGCGCCAGCCTACTGGAAACCCAACGCCCTCATCCTG ACATGTTATAAGTGCAGGGTGGTGTTTGAGGAGAATGACTCGAAGCACCACTGCCGCGCGTGCGGAGAGGGGTTCTGTGACCAGTGTTCGTCGCGCCTGCGTCCAGTACCAGAGAGAGGCTGGGGGCCTACGCCGGTCCGAGTGTGTGACGCATGCTACGAgcagaaggacacacacacag agCTAGTGGTGGTGGagcatgaggaggaggatggcgGCACCCTGGCCAGGAAGGTGGGAGAAGCGGTGTCCAACACATTAGGAGCTGTTGTCACTGCCATTGACATCCCACTAG ggcTGGTAAAGGACGCCGCGCGTCCAGCCTACTGGGTGCCCGACCAGGATATCCACTCCTGCCACAGCTGCCAACGCCACTTCACTGCCAAGCTGTCCAAGCACCACTGCCGGGCATGCGGCCAGGGCGTGTGCTCCGAGTGCTCGCCCGCCAGGCGCTCCGTGCCCTCTCGCGGCTGGGACCACCCTGTCCGGGTCTGCACCCCCTGCAATCAGAGGCCCGGCGACCTCTGA